One Paenibacillus riograndensis SBR5 DNA segment encodes these proteins:
- the msrA gene encoding peptide-methionine (S)-S-oxide reductase MsrA: protein MEQAMFAGGCFWCMVTPFEELPGIHGIVSGYAGGTVENPTYEQVKTGTTGHYEVVQITYNPAVFPYSRLLELFWPQIDPTDDGGQFQDRGAQYRTAVFYYNEEQRLAALASREQVAASGRFEGPVVTEILPAPRFYRAEEYHQDYHKKNPKHYKEDREQSGRDTFIAKHW from the coding sequence ATGGAACAGGCAATGTTTGCCGGAGGCTGCTTCTGGTGCATGGTGACACCTTTTGAGGAGCTGCCCGGAATTCATGGGATTGTCTCCGGCTACGCCGGGGGAACGGTAGAGAACCCGACATATGAGCAGGTCAAAACCGGAACGACAGGTCATTATGAGGTGGTGCAGATCACTTATAATCCGGCCGTGTTCCCATACTCCAGGCTGCTGGAGCTGTTCTGGCCGCAAATCGATCCGACGGATGACGGCGGACAGTTTCAGGATAGAGGCGCCCAATACCGTACAGCGGTATTCTACTATAATGAGGAGCAGCGCCTGGCCGCCTTGGCTTCCCGCGAACAGGTTGCGGCCAGCGGGAGATTTGAGGGTCCGGTGGTGACGGAAATTCTGCCGGCGCCGCGCTTTTACCGGGCGGAAGAATATCATCAGGACTATCACAAAAAGAATCCGAAGCACTATAAAGAGGACCGCGAGCAATCCGGACGCGACACCTTTATTGCGAAGCATTGGTAA